A single window of Luteipulveratus halotolerans DNA harbors:
- a CDS encoding urease subunit alpha has translation MVQIDREQYAALYGPTVGDQVRLGDTDLWIEVERDLTVGGDEAVFGGGKTIRESMAQGTRSNADGALDTVITNAVVLDHGGVVRADVGIRAGRIVALGRAGNPDIADGVHPDLEIGPGTDVIAGEGRILTAGGIDMHVHLLSTSQLHEALATGITTVGGGGTGPSEGSKATTVTPGPWHLAHVLRGLDDLPVNVLLMGKGNTVSEAGLREQALGGAAAYKVHEDWGSTPAAIDAALRAADEYGLQVTLHSDSLNEAGYVDSTLRAIGGRSIHAFHTEGAGGGHAPDILSIASEPNVLPGSTNPTLPHTVNTVAEHLDMLIVCHHLNPAVPEDLAFAESRIRETTIAAEDLLHDLGALSMTSSDAQAMGRIGEVVTRTWQVAHVMKARYGPLGETRPADNERALRYIAKYTINPAIAHGIDHEVGSVETGKLADLVLWDPRFFGVRPSVVIKGGAIVWAALGDPNASIPTPQPVLMRPALVNAAGADLSKAFVSPAALDDGLRDRLGLRRELVGVRPTRDVTKADMVNNDARPRIDIDPETFAIAVDGGTVRPQPATELPLAQLYSMF, from the coding sequence ATGGTGCAGATCGACCGCGAGCAGTACGCCGCGCTCTACGGACCGACCGTCGGCGACCAGGTGCGCCTCGGCGACACCGACCTGTGGATCGAGGTCGAGCGCGACCTCACCGTCGGCGGCGACGAGGCGGTGTTCGGCGGCGGCAAGACGATCCGCGAGTCCATGGCGCAGGGCACCCGCAGCAACGCCGACGGGGCGCTGGACACCGTCATCACCAACGCCGTGGTGCTCGACCACGGCGGGGTCGTACGAGCCGATGTCGGCATCCGCGCCGGGCGCATCGTCGCGCTGGGCCGGGCGGGCAACCCCGACATCGCCGACGGCGTCCACCCCGACCTCGAGATCGGCCCCGGCACCGACGTGATCGCCGGCGAGGGGCGCATCCTGACCGCGGGCGGCATCGACATGCACGTGCACCTGCTGTCGACCAGCCAGCTGCACGAGGCCCTGGCCACCGGCATCACGACGGTCGGCGGCGGGGGCACCGGACCGTCCGAGGGCTCCAAGGCCACCACCGTCACGCCCGGGCCGTGGCACCTCGCCCACGTCCTGCGTGGGCTGGACGACCTGCCCGTCAACGTCCTGCTGATGGGCAAGGGCAACACCGTCAGTGAGGCAGGACTGCGCGAGCAGGCGCTCGGCGGAGCCGCCGCGTACAAGGTGCACGAGGACTGGGGCTCCACACCCGCCGCGATCGACGCCGCCCTGCGGGCCGCCGACGAGTACGGCCTGCAGGTCACGCTGCACAGCGACAGCCTCAACGAAGCGGGCTACGTCGACTCGACGCTGCGGGCGATCGGCGGGCGCAGCATCCACGCCTTCCACACCGAGGGCGCCGGCGGCGGCCACGCTCCCGACATCCTCTCGATCGCCTCGGAGCCGAACGTCCTTCCGGGATCGACGAATCCGACGCTGCCGCACACCGTCAACACCGTCGCCGAGCACCTCGACATGCTCATCGTGTGCCACCACCTCAACCCGGCGGTGCCCGAGGACCTCGCGTTCGCCGAGTCACGCATCCGCGAGACGACGATCGCCGCCGAGGACCTGCTGCACGACCTGGGCGCGCTGTCGATGACGTCGTCCGACGCGCAGGCGATGGGTCGCATCGGCGAGGTCGTCACCCGCACCTGGCAGGTCGCTCATGTCATGAAGGCGAGGTACGGGCCGCTCGGCGAGACCCGGCCGGCGGACAACGAGCGAGCGCTCCGCTACATCGCGAAGTACACGATCAACCCGGCCATCGCGCACGGCATCGACCACGAGGTCGGCTCCGTCGAGACCGGCAAGCTCGCGGACCTGGTGCTGTGGGACCCGCGGTTCTTCGGCGTCCGCCCGTCGGTCGTGATCAAGGGCGGCGCCATCGTGTGGGCCGCGCTCGGTGACCCCAACGCGTCGATCCCGACACCGCAGCCCGTCCTGATGCGGCCGGCCCTGGTCAACGCCGCGGGTGCCGACCTGTCGAAGGCGTTCGTGTCCCCTGCGGCGCTCGACGACGGTCTGCGCGACCGGCTCGGCCTGCGACGCGAGCTGGTCGGCGTACGACCGACGCGCGACGTCACCAAGGCCGACATGGTCAACAACGACGCCCGACCGCGCATCGACATCGACCCCGAGACGTTCGCGATCGCCGTCGACGGTGGGACCGTACGCCCGCAGCCGGCCACCGAGCTGCCGCTCGCCCAGCTCTACTCGATGTTCTGA
- a CDS encoding mycothiol transferase has protein sequence MTAATDILKDGFERVRDNVATVLDGLTPEQVLARPRPDANSIGWLVWHLSRVQDSHLADLVGAEQVWSSEGFVERFALPYAADATGYGQSSADVGAFSTTDTALLRDYQQAAHELTLTVLKDLTDQQLGEVIDRRWDPPVTRAVRLVSVVDDTAQHVGQAAYVRGLVS, from the coding sequence ATGACTGCGGCGACCGACATCCTCAAGGACGGGTTCGAGCGCGTCCGCGACAACGTCGCCACCGTCCTCGACGGCTTGACGCCCGAGCAGGTCCTTGCCCGACCCAGGCCCGACGCCAACTCGATCGGCTGGCTCGTGTGGCACCTCAGTCGTGTCCAGGACTCTCACCTGGCCGATCTCGTGGGCGCCGAGCAGGTCTGGAGCAGTGAGGGTTTCGTCGAGCGGTTCGCCCTGCCGTACGCCGCCGACGCGACGGGCTACGGCCAGAGCAGCGCCGATGTCGGCGCGTTCTCGACCACCGACACGGCCCTCCTGCGGGACTACCAGCAGGCCGCGCACGAGCTCACGCTCACCGTGCTGAAGGACCTCACCGACCAGCAGCTGGGCGAGGTCATCGACCGGCGCTGGGACCCGCCGGTGACCCGTGCCGTACGCCTGGTGTCGGTCGTCGACGACACCGCGCAGCACGTCGGTCAGGCGGCGTACGTCCGCGGGCTGGTCTCCTGA
- a CDS encoding urease accessory protein UreD encodes MTERTTRITVTAGPDGTRARVTLSSGLLAPRLLNADVGCASVALVATSATLLAGDHVRVAVTVGAGVRLDLRDVAGTVAYDGRGAEALWDMTIRVDQGASLVWHGEPLVVSSGARVRRSLDAQVAEGGRLLLRDTVSLGRTGEAPGSLVCRTRMTYAGRPAYVEELTLDAESVGMPGMLAGHRVIDTVTVLGRRLDPLAAGGPAVLRLDQPGAIARDLVHDAHRSTAARAWHAWT; translated from the coding sequence TTGACCGAACGCACCACGCGCATCACCGTCACGGCGGGGCCTGACGGCACCCGCGCCCGCGTCACCCTCAGCAGCGGGCTCCTCGCGCCACGGCTGCTGAACGCTGACGTCGGGTGCGCCTCGGTCGCGCTCGTGGCGACCTCGGCCACCCTGCTCGCGGGAGACCACGTGCGCGTCGCGGTCACGGTCGGCGCCGGGGTGCGGCTCGACCTGCGCGACGTGGCCGGCACGGTCGCGTACGACGGCCGTGGCGCAGAAGCGTTGTGGGACATGACGATTCGCGTTGACCAAGGCGCGTCGCTGGTCTGGCACGGCGAACCTCTCGTCGTCTCGTCCGGTGCCCGCGTGCGTCGCTCCCTCGACGCCCAGGTCGCCGAGGGTGGGCGCCTCCTGCTGCGCGACACGGTCTCGCTCGGCCGCACCGGCGAGGCTCCGGGCTCGCTGGTGTGTCGCACGCGCATGACGTACGCCGGCCGGCCGGCGTACGTCGAAGAACTCACGCTCGATGCCGAGTCCGTCGGGATGCCAGGCATGCTCGCAGGCCACCGGGTCATCGACACGGTCACCGTCCTCGGCCGGCGTCTCGACCCTCTCGCCGCCGGCGGGCCTGCGGTCCTCCGGCTCGACCAGCCCGGCGCCATCGCCCGCGACCTGGTCCACGACGCACACCGCTCGACGGCGGCACGCGCCTGGCACGCCTGGACGTGA
- the ureB gene encoding urease subunit beta: protein MSGASTGPGAIRVRPGTIDLNEGRERISLVIENTGDRPVQIGSHLHLPAANSALAFDRAAAEGFRLDVPAGTSVRFEPGVSREVSAVRLGGRAVVPGLQIGGDR, encoded by the coding sequence ATGAGCGGCGCCAGCACCGGCCCCGGCGCGATCCGCGTCCGGCCCGGCACCATCGATCTCAACGAGGGCCGCGAGCGCATCAGCCTCGTCATCGAGAACACCGGCGACCGACCCGTCCAGATCGGCTCGCACCTGCACCTGCCGGCCGCCAACAGCGCACTCGCGTTCGACCGCGCCGCGGCCGAGGGATTCCGGCTCGACGTCCCGGCCGGCACGTCCGTCCGGTTCGAGCCGGGCGTCTCGCGCGAGGTGAGCGCCGTACGCCTGGGCGGGCGCGCCGTCGTACCAGGCCTGCAGATCGGCGGTGACCGCTGA
- the ureG gene encoding urease accessory protein UreG encodes MPEPTPTRALRLGVAGPVGTGKSSLIGTLCRALSGELQIGVVTNDIYTDEDAQMLRAAGVLDPERIRAVETGACPHTAIRDDITANAIAVEDLEADFAPLDLVLVESGGDNLTATFSPALVDAQLFVLDVAGGGDVVRKGGPGIARADLLVVNKTDLAPHVGVDVDLMERQGREARGGRPVVALSRTDVASVQALTDWVRTTLAAHRSGAHQPQDPGPMAPHSHADGTVHAH; translated from the coding sequence GTGCCTGAGCCCACCCCCACCCGCGCCCTGCGCCTCGGCGTCGCCGGTCCGGTCGGCACCGGCAAGTCGTCGCTCATCGGCACGCTGTGCCGAGCGCTGTCCGGTGAGCTGCAGATCGGCGTCGTCACCAACGACATCTACACCGACGAGGACGCCCAGATGCTCCGCGCCGCAGGCGTGCTCGACCCCGAGCGCATCCGCGCGGTCGAGACCGGCGCCTGCCCGCACACGGCGATCCGCGACGACATCACCGCCAACGCGATCGCCGTCGAGGACCTCGAGGCCGACTTCGCACCGCTGGACCTCGTGCTCGTCGAGTCCGGCGGCGACAACCTGACCGCGACGTTCTCGCCCGCCCTCGTCGACGCGCAGCTGTTCGTCCTCGACGTCGCCGGCGGCGGGGACGTCGTCCGCAAGGGCGGGCCGGGCATCGCGCGGGCCGACCTGCTCGTCGTCAACAAGACCGATCTCGCGCCCCACGTCGGCGTCGACGTCGACCTGATGGAGCGGCAGGGCCGCGAGGCGCGCGGTGGCCGACCGGTCGTCGCACTCTCCCGCACCGACGTGGCATCCGTGCAGGCCCTCACCGACTGGGTGCGTACGACGCTCGCCGCCCATCGCAGCGGCGCGCACCAGCCGCAGGACCCAGGTCCGATGGCTCCGCACAGCCATGCCGACGGCACGGTGCACGCGCATTGA
- a CDS encoding urease subunit gamma, translating to MHLTPGDTEKLLLSVAGIIARDRLARGVRLNHPESVALLSTWVIERAREGALVADLMEQGRSVLSRDQVMDGVAEMLSDVQVEATFPDGRKLVTLHHPIA from the coding sequence ATGCACCTGACCCCTGGCGACACCGAGAAGCTGCTGCTGTCGGTCGCAGGCATCATCGCCCGCGACCGGCTCGCGCGCGGCGTACGGCTCAACCACCCCGAGTCGGTGGCGCTGCTGTCGACCTGGGTGATCGAGCGCGCTCGTGAGGGAGCGCTCGTCGCCGACCTGATGGAGCAGGGTCGCAGCGTCCTGAGCCGCGACCAGGTGATGGACGGCGTCGCCGAGATGCTGAGCGACGTGCAGGTCGAGGCGACCTTCCCCGACGGCCGCAAGCTCGTGACGCTGCACCACCCGATCGCATGA
- a CDS encoding urease accessory protein UreF has translation MSTATADLGVLLLADARLPTGGHTQSGGLEPALLAGLPEADVPAYLRTRLRTATTVDAATAVVALHALRTGEPLERVTDAWAARTPSEVVRAAAIEVGRGYLRLLARLDGGSQPRATEHRPRPVAVALLAHHLGIDPPALARLICHDDLQTVGAAALKLVPLDPAEPVTWTLQLAAEVDDVVRRVAELTEPDDIPAPAAPALELWQHAHHHAPRRLFRA, from the coding sequence TTGTCCACTGCCACAGCCGATCTCGGCGTCCTGCTGCTCGCGGACGCGCGCCTGCCCACGGGTGGGCACACGCAGTCCGGCGGCCTCGAACCCGCGCTCCTGGCGGGCCTCCCCGAGGCCGACGTCCCGGCGTACCTGCGTACGCGCCTGCGCACCGCGACGACGGTCGACGCCGCCACCGCAGTGGTCGCCCTGCACGCCCTGCGCACCGGCGAACCTCTCGAACGGGTCACCGACGCGTGGGCGGCGCGCACCCCGAGCGAGGTCGTCCGCGCGGCCGCGATCGAGGTGGGCCGCGGCTACCTGCGCCTGCTGGCCCGGCTCGACGGCGGCTCTCAGCCGCGCGCGACCGAGCACCGGCCACGACCGGTCGCCGTCGCTCTGCTGGCTCACCACCTCGGCATCGACCCGCCCGCGCTCGCCCGGCTGATCTGCCACGACGACCTGCAGACCGTCGGCGCAGCGGCACTCAAGCTGGTGCCGCTCGACCCCGCCGAACCCGTCACCTGGACGCTGCAGCTCGCCGCCGAGGTCGACGACGTCGTACGCCGCGTCGCCGAGCTCACCGAACCCGACGACATCCCGGCTCCTGCCGCGCCCGCGCTCGAGCTGTGGCAGCACGCCCATCACCACGCACCCCGGAGGTTGTTCCGTGCCTGA
- a CDS encoding CoA-acylating methylmalonate-semialdehyde dehydrogenase codes for MAQRTRIGHYIGGEHEAGGDRVGPVFNPATGEQSHDVALASADDVRRAVQVAQDAARAWRETPLAKRADAMFRLRHLLTQHQDELARIVTSEHGKVVSDAAGEVSRGLENVEFATGLLTHLKGDRSEQVARGVDVHQVRQPLGVVACITPFNFPVMVPLWMISTAIAAGNTVVLKPSERDPSAALRLAELFAEAGLPPGVLNVVNGDKEAVDELLDNPTVQAISFVGSTPVAKSVYERAASNGKRVQALGGAKNHMVVMPDADLDAAADAAVSAAYGSAGERCMAVSVLVAVGDIGDDLVDRIRDRVSRLTVGDGTDPASEMGPLITADARERVTSYVAGAADEGATVVVDGREQQFDGDGFFIGVSLVDQVKPGMKVYDDEIFGPVLSVVRVPSYDEAVALVNASDFANGVAIFTRDGKTARAFEFDIEVGMVGVNVPIPVPIGAYSFGGWKQSLFGDTHIYGPESFDFYTRRKVVTTRWPDPSESQINLGFPTH; via the coding sequence ATGGCTCAGCGCACTCGGATCGGTCACTACATCGGCGGCGAGCACGAGGCCGGGGGTGACCGGGTCGGACCGGTGTTCAACCCGGCCACCGGCGAGCAGAGCCACGACGTCGCCCTCGCGAGCGCGGACGACGTACGCCGGGCGGTGCAGGTCGCGCAGGACGCCGCGCGTGCGTGGCGTGAGACGCCGCTGGCCAAGCGCGCCGACGCGATGTTCCGGCTGCGGCACCTGCTGACGCAGCATCAGGACGAGCTCGCCCGCATCGTCACCTCCGAGCACGGCAAGGTCGTCAGCGACGCCGCCGGCGAGGTGAGCCGTGGCCTGGAGAACGTCGAGTTCGCCACCGGGCTGCTGACCCATCTCAAGGGCGACCGGTCCGAGCAGGTGGCGCGCGGCGTCGACGTGCATCAGGTCCGTCAGCCGCTCGGTGTGGTCGCCTGCATCACGCCGTTCAACTTCCCGGTCATGGTGCCGCTGTGGATGATCAGCACCGCCATCGCCGCGGGCAACACCGTCGTGCTCAAGCCGTCCGAGCGAGACCCCTCAGCGGCGCTGCGGCTGGCCGAGCTGTTCGCCGAGGCGGGCCTGCCGCCCGGCGTGCTCAACGTCGTCAACGGTGACAAGGAGGCGGTCGACGAGCTGCTCGACAACCCGACCGTGCAGGCGATCTCGTTCGTCGGATCCACGCCGGTCGCGAAGTCGGTCTACGAGCGAGCAGCCAGCAACGGCAAGCGCGTTCAGGCCCTGGGTGGCGCCAAGAACCACATGGTCGTCATGCCCGACGCCGACCTCGACGCGGCCGCCGACGCAGCGGTCTCGGCGGCGTACGGATCGGCCGGCGAGCGCTGCATGGCCGTCTCCGTGCTCGTCGCCGTCGGCGACATCGGCGACGACCTGGTCGACCGCATCCGTGACCGCGTCAGTCGCCTCACCGTCGGCGACGGCACCGACCCGGCCTCCGAGATGGGTCCCCTCATCACCGCGGACGCCCGCGAGCGCGTCACGTCCTACGTCGCGGGCGCCGCCGACGAGGGAGCCACCGTGGTCGTCGACGGCCGTGAGCAGCAGTTCGACGGGGACGGGTTCTTCATCGGCGTCTCGCTCGTCGACCAGGTCAAGCCCGGCATGAAGGTCTACGACGACGAGATCTTCGGCCCGGTGCTGTCGGTGGTGCGTGTGCCGTCGTACGACGAGGCGGTTGCCCTGGTCAACGCCAGCGACTTCGCCAACGGCGTCGCGATCTTCACCCGTGACGGCAAGACCGCTCGCGCGTTCGAGTTCGACATCGAGGTCGGCATGGTCGGCGTCAACGTGCCGATCCCGGTGCCGATCGGTGCGTACTCCTTCGGTGGCTGGAAGCAGTCGTTGTTCGGTGACACCCACATCTACGGGCCCGAGTCGTTCGACTTCTACACCCGCCGCAAGGTCGTCACCACCCGGTGGCCCGACCCGTCCGAGAGCCAGATCAACCTCGGATTCCCCACGCACTGA